The following coding sequences lie in one Xylocopa sonorina isolate GNS202 chromosome 7, iyXylSono1_principal, whole genome shotgun sequence genomic window:
- the Acc gene encoding acetyl-CoA carboxylase isoform X6, with protein MRRLKRFVLAESTEKDPIWKSSDNLMTGISKMNEETLTKPSASAETSTKKSQQTTSTGLTPSMSQGTVMIQTQSRLQEKDFTIATPEEFVHRFGGTRVINKILIANNGIAAVKCMRSIRRWSYEMFKNERAVRFVVMVTPEDLKANAEYIKMADQYVPVPGGTNNNNYANVELIVDIAVRTQVHAVWAGWGHASENPKLPELLHKNNMCFIGPSERAMWALGDKIASSIVAQTADVPTLPWSGSELKAQYSGKKIKISSELFKKGCVSTVEECLAAANKIGFPVMVKASEGGGGKGIRKVENAEELPTLFRQVQTEIPGSPIFIMKLARCARHLEVQLLADNYGNAISLFGRDCSIQRRHQKIIEEAPAVIAKPEVFEEMEKAAVRLAKMVGYVSAGTVEYLYDTSGRYYFLELNPRLQVEHPCTEMVSDVNLPAAQLQIAMGLPLHHIKDIRLLYGESPWGDSIIDFDQPRHKPQPWGHVIAARITSENPDEGFKPSSGTVQELNFRSSKNVWGYFSVGASGGLHEFADSQFGHCFSWGEDRHQARENLVIALKELSIRGDFRTTVEYLITLLETESFQQNNIDTAWLDLLIAERVRSDKPDVLLAVTCGALHIADRTITAAFTGFQTALEKGQIQASNDLDNLIDVELINDGYKYKVLAAKSGPNSYFLIMNGSYKEVEVHRLSDGGLLLSLDGASFTTYMREEVDRYRIIIGNQTCIFEKDNDPSLLRAPSAGKLVTYLVEDGGHVKAGQAYAEIEVMKMVMSVTASEAGNVFFAKTPGAILEAGTLIARLELDDPSLITKAQEYTGQFQETVVPAISEKLNHLHAKYRTALEDTLAGYCLPDPYHLPRVRELLEKFMNSLRDPSLPLLELQEVIATISGRIPISVEKKIRKLMSLYERNITSVLAQFPSQQIATVIDGHAATISKRSERDVFFLTTQAIVQLVQRYRNGIRGRMKTAVHELLRQYYTVESQFQQGHYDKCVSALIEQYKDDVATVTAMIFSHNQVTKKNVLVTMLIDHLWANEPGLTDELSSTLTELTSLNRTEHSRVALRARQVLIAAHQPAYELRHNQMESIFLSAVDMYGHDFHPENLQKLILSETSIFDILHDFFYHSNRTVCNAALEVYVRRAYISYELTCLQHLELSGEVPLIHFQFLLPNNHPNRQNQSQVNHRAGAMAAFQDMEQFTRYSDEVLDLLEDLSSVTTVSAKVLEAVDAAGSESRHSTSINVSINATEPGVQVEIGERPTEPVHILSIAIQEKENHDDTQMASIFGDWCAANKEELISRGIRRVTFVPLKKRQFPKFFTFRHRDGFVEDRIYRHLEPACAFQLELNRMRTYYLEALPTSNQKMHLYLGQAKVAKGQQVTDYRFFIRSIIRHSDLITKEASFDYLHNEGERVLLEAMDELEVAFSHPLAKRTDCNHIFLNFVPTVIMDPLRIEESVTNMVLRYGPRLWKLRVRQAEIKMTIRPAPGKPTSTIRLCIGNDSGYSIDLHLYTEAIDPKTGIIRFESYSSSTTNDRPGPMHGLPISTPYLTKDYLQAKKFQAQSLGTTYVYDLPDMFRQQTEKQWQTYIAERPNCDIKIPNPVMDCVELVLEGDNLVEQKRLPGENDCGMVAWRLRLYTPEYPESGRDIILIANDVTYLIGSFGQKEDFLFLRASERARQLGIPRIYFSVNSGARIGVADEVKAVFKIAWEDDTKPEKGFKYIYLTPDDYARLAQFNSVKTTLIEDKGESRYKITDIIGKEDSIGVENLKHAGMIAGETSKAYQDIITISIVSCRTIGIGAYLVRLGQRVIQIENSHIILTGYKALNSVLGREVYASNNQLGGIQIMHNNGVSHATAERDLEGVLTALTWLSYFPKYKGAPLPIVPPPLHDPIDREIMYVPTKAAYDPRWMLEGRIQNGTNFWESGFFDRNSWQEIMRSWAQTVVTGRARLGGIPCGVIAVETRIVELHLPADPANFDSEAKTISQAGQVWFPDSAYKTAQAIQDFGKEDIPLFIFANWRGFSGGMKDMYEQVIKFGAYIVDALRSYTRPIFVYIPPNGELRGGAWVVVDPMINLRYMEMFADTTSRGGILEPSGIVEIKFKLKDLLKTMHRIDPIILDLKEKLSNTNSPEEQKEIEAQIRKREQVLQPMYHQIAVHFADLHDTPERMFEKNSINDIIPWRKARKLLYWRLRRRLLENDLKDDILSTQPNLDVRQVDAMLRRWFIEDKGATESYLWDQDETAVNWLENQRLDENSVVSRNVTCVKRDAVVSRVKEALEACPEVRLNAILEIAHRLQPAERAELQRTLSQLETTTQEHHNDSSASS; from the exons ATGAGGCGCTTAAAAAGATTCGTCTTGGCTGAAAGTACAGAGAAGGACCCGATTTGGAAGAGCTCCGACAACTTGATGACTGGTATATCGAAAATGAACGAAGAAACGTTAACGAAACCGTCCGCATCAGCGGAAACCTCGACGAAGAAGAGTCAACAGACTACGAGCACTGGATTAAC GCCCAGCATGTCGCAGGGTACGGTGATGATTCAAACTCAAAGTCGACTGCAAGAGAAGGACTTTACTATTGCTACACCAGAAGAATTCGTTCATCGTTTCGGCGGTACCAGAGTCATCAACAAG ATCCTGATTGCAAACAACGGTATAGCAGCCGTAAAATGTATGCGTTCAATTCGACGATGGTCCTACGAGATGTTCAAGAACGAACGCGCTGTTCGCTTCGTCGTAATGGTCACGCCAGAAGATCTGAAGgcgaacgcggaatacataaagaTGGCAGATCAGTACGTGCCTGTACCAGGAGGAACGAACAATAATAATTATGCGAACGTGGAGCTGATTGTAGACATCGCTGTACGTACTCAAGTCCATGCTGTTTGGGCAGGATGGGGTCACGCCTCGGAAAATCCAAAATTGCCGGaattacttcacaagaataatATGTGTTTCATTG GACCATCCGAGAGAGCTATGTGGGCCCTTGGAGATAAAATCGCGTCCAGTATCGTAGCACAGACCGCGGACGTTCCGACGCTTCCCTGGTCAGGTTCAGAGTTGAAGGCGCAGTACAGCGGAAAGAAGATAAAAATATCTTCAGAACTTTTCAAAAAAGGTTGCGTTTCAACTGTAGAAGAATGTTTGGCAGCGGCTAATAAAATAGGCTTTCCCGTGATGGTGAAAGCTAGTGAAGGAGGTGGTGGTAAAGGTATTAGAAAAGTGGAAAATGCTGAAGAATTGCCTACACTGTTTAG GCAGGTACAAACTGAGATACCCGGGTCTCCGATATTCATTATGAAATTGGCAAGGTGTGCTCGCCATTTAGAGGTTCAATTACTGGCCGATAATtatggaaacgcgatatcgttgttCGGTCGTGATTGCTCTATTCAGAGAAGACATCAAAAGATTATCGAAGAAGCACCAGCCGTAATTGCCAAACCTGAAGTCTTCGAAGAGATGGAAAAA GCTGCTGTAAGATTAGCAAAAATGGTTGGCTATGTCAGCGCAGGTACTGTCGAATATCTTTATGACACCTCTGGACGATACTACTTTTTGGAGTTAAATCCACGTCTTCAAGTGGAACATCCATGTACCGAGATGGTGTCCGATGTCAATTTACCGGCGGCTCAGCTTCAAATCGCTATGGGGCTACCACTGCATCATATTAAAGACATTCGCCTTCTCTATGGTGAAAGTCCATGGGGAGACAGCATCATTGATTTCGATCAACCTCGACATAAACCTCAGCCATGGGGCCACGTGATAGCAGCAAGAATTACTAGTGAAAATCCTGACGAAG GTTTTAAGCCAAGTTCAGGTACTGTGCAAGAATTGAACTTTCGGTCCTCCAAAAACGTTTGGGGTTATTTCTCAGTAGGAGCTTCTGGAGGCCTGCACGAATTTGCAGACTCCCAATTTGGTCACTGTTTCTCTTGGGGCGAGGATCGTCATCAAGCTAGAGAAAATTTAGTCATTGCTCTTAAGGAATTAAGCATTAGGGGTGACTTCAGAACCACCGTTGAATACTTGATTACTTTATTAGAAACTGAATCTTTTCAGCAGAATAATATAGACACTGCTTGGCTTGATTTGTTGATTGCCGAACGCGTTAGAAGTGATAAACCAGACGTATTATTAGCTGTGACATGTGGTGCACTTCATATCGCTGATAGAACCATCACTGCCGCTTTTACTGGATTCCAAACGGCATTAGAGAAAGGACAGATACAAGCCAGTAATGATTTAGACAACCTCATAGAT gttgaattaattaacGATGGATATAAATACAAAGTGCTGGCAGCTAAATCAGGACCTAATAGTTATTTTCTTATTATGAACGGTTCCTATAAAGAGGTAGAAGTTCATCGTCTATCGGACGGTGGGTTATTGCTGTCTTTGGATGGTGCGAGTTTCACGACCTACATGAGAGAAGAAGTTGATCGTTATAGAATTATCATTGGAAATCAAACATGTATTTTCGAAAAAGACAACGATCCTTCTCTTTTAAGAGCACCGTCAGCTGGAAAATTAGTTACTTATTTAGTCGAGGATGGTGGTCACGTGAAAGCTGGGCAAGCCTACGCCGAGATCGAGGTGATGAAAATGGTAATGTCAGTAACAGCCAGCGAAGCTGGTAACGTCTTCTTTGCTAAAACGCCAGGTGCAATTCTCGAGGCTGGTACCTTGATCGCGCGATTAGAATTAGATGATCCGTCATTGATAACGAAAGCTCAAGAGTACACTGGACAATTCCAAGAGACTGTGGTTCCTGCAATCTCCGAAAAATTGAATCATCTTCATGCTAAATACAGAACTGCTTTGGAAGACACATTAGCGGGATATTGTTTGCCAGATCCGTATCACTTGCCTCGTGTACGAGAACTTCTCGAGAAGTTCATGAACTCCCTTCGTGATCCTAGCTTACCTCTGCTAGAGCTTCAGGAGGTGATCGCAACGATATCAGGAAGAATTCCGATTTCTGTGGAAAAGAAAATCAGAAAGTTGATGTCGTTATACGAAAGAAACATCACTTCCGTTTTGGCTCAGTTCCCTAGTCAACAGATTGCCACTGTGATCGACGGGCACGCTGCGACTATTTCAAAGCGTTCTGAACGCGATGTGTTCTTCCTAACTACTCAAGCTATAGTGCAGTTAGTACAAAGATACAGAAACGGAATACGTGGAAGAATGAAGACTGCTGTTCACGAGCTACTTCGACAATATTATACAGTTGAGAGCCAGTTCCAACAAGGGCATTATGACAAATGTGTCTCAGCTTTGATAGAGCAATATAAAGACGATGTGGCGACGGTAACAGCCATGATCTTCAGTCACAATCAAGTCACAAAGAAAAATGTTTTAGTGACTATGCTTATAGATCACCTTTGGGCAAATGAGCCAGGCCTTACAGACGAGTTGTCGAGTACTCTAACAGAGCTAACAAGCTTGAATCGTACAGAACACAGCCGTGTTGCATTACGCGCAAGACAAGTTCTAATTGCCGCTCACCAACCTGCTTACGAATTAAGGCACAACCAAATGGAATCTATATTCTTATCAGCTGTGGACATGTATGGCCATGATTTTCATCCAGAAAATCTACAAAAATTGATTCTTTCGGAAACATCTATTTTTGATATTTTACACGATTTCTTTTATCATTCTAATCGTACAGTCTGTAACGCTGCCTTAGAGGTTTACGTTCGTAGAGCTTATATCAGCTATGAGTTGACCTGTTTGCAACACTTGGAACTGTCCGGTGAAGTGCCGCTTATACACTTCCAGTTTTTATTGCCCAACAATCATCCCAATAGGCAGAATCAAAGTCAAGTAAATCACAGAGCCGGAGCCATGGCGGCATTCCAAGATATGGAACAATTTACCCGATATTCCGACGAAGTTCTCGATCTCCTAGAGGACCTGTCTTCGGTCACAACCGTTTCAGCTAAAGTTTTGGAAGCGGTGGATGCAGCCGGAAGTGAATCCAGACACAGCACATCTATAAACGTGTCCATAAACGCAACCGAACCTGGAGTTCAAGTGGAAATCGGCGAACGACCCACAGAGCCAGTGCACATTTTGAGCATCGCGATCCAGGAGAAGGAGAACCACGACGATACTCAGATGGCAAGTATATTTGGGGATTGGTGTGCCGCAAACAAAGAAGAATTGATCTCACGGGGCATTCGAAGAGTGACGTTCGTCCCTCTAAAGAAAAGACAATTCCCCAAATTCTTTACATTCCGGCATAGGGATGGTTTTGTCGAGGATAGAATCTATCGACATCTCGAGCCTGCTTGCGCTTTCCAACTAGAATTAAATAGAATGAGAACATATTATCTCGAAGCCTTACCAACTTCGAATCAGAAAATGCATCTTTACCTTGGCCAAGCAAAGGTTGCCAAAGGGCAACAAGTGACAGACTATCGTTTCTTCATACGTTCTATCATAAGGCATTCTGATCTTATCACGAAGGAGGCCAGTTTTGATTATCTTCACAACGAAGGTGAACGCGTTCTTCTGGAAGCTATGGATGAACTGGAGGTCGCGTTCTCGCATCCACTCGCGAAGCGTACTGATTGCAATCATATATTCCTGAACTTCGTCCCCACAGTTATCATGGATCCGCTTAGAATAGAAGAAAGCGTTACAAACATGGTACTTAGGTACGGTCCAAGATTATGGAAGCTACGTGTGCGTCAGGCTGAGATTAAAATGACAATTCGACCGGCACCAGGAAAGCCAACGTCCACTATACGCTTGTGTATTGGTAACGACAGTGGGTACAGCATAGATTTGCATCTTTACACAGAGGCGATCGATCCAAAGACTGGTATCATCCGGTTCGAATCTTATTCATCATCGACAACAAATGACAGACCGGGACCGATGCATGGTTTACCAATCTCTACGCCATATTTAACCAAAGATTATCTTCAGGCAAAAAAGTTTCAGGCACAAAGTCTTGGTACAACGTATGTATATGACTTGCCAGATATGTTTAGACAACAAACGGAAAAACAGTGGCAAACTTATATCGCGGAGAGACCAAATTGCGATATAAAAATACCAAACCCTGTGATGGATTGTGTGGAGTTGGTGTTGGAGGGCGACAATTTAGTGGAACAGAAACGTCTTCCGGGTGAGAACGATTGTGGCATGGTTGCTTGGAGACTGAGACTCTATACGCCGGAATATCCGGAATCTGGTCGTGACATTATATTGATTGCAAACGATGTAACGTATTTAATTGGTTCTTTCGGACAGAAAGAAGATTTTCTATTCTTAAGGGCATCTGAGAGAGCCAGACAACTTGGAATCCCACGGATATACTTTTCTGTAAACTCTGGGGCTCGCATTGGCGTGGCTGATGAAGTGAAAGCCGTGTTCAAGATCGCTTGGGAGGATGACACCAAGCCAGAAAAGGGATTTAAATACATATACCTGACACCGGATGATTACGCGCGTTTAGCACAGTTTAATTCAGTGAAGACTACGTTGATTGAAGATAAGGGTGAATCTCGTTACAAAATCACCGATATTATCGGCAAAGAAGACAGTATTGGTGTAGAAAATTTGAAACACGCTGGTATGATTGCGGGAGAAACATCAAAAGCCTACCAAGACATTATAACAATTTCTATTGTCTCTTGCCGAACAATCGGTATTGGTGCATACCTAGTGCGTCTTGGTCAGAGAGTTATCCAAATAGAAAATTCTCATATCATTCTGACTGGCTACAAAGCGTTAAACAGTGTGTTGGGCCGTGAGGTATACGCTAGTAACAATCAGTTGGGTGGTATACAAATCATGCACAACAACGGAGTTTCGCATGCAACCGCCGAAAGAGACTTGGAGGGTGTTCTAACTGCGCTAACATGGTTAAGTTACTTTCCGAAATATAAAGGAGCACCCCTTCCTATAGTACCACCACCGCTTCATGATCCAATCGACAGAGAAATCATGTATGTACCTACGAAAGCAGCCTACGATCCGAGGTGGATGCTCGAGGGTAGAATACAGAACGGTACGAATTTCTGGGAAAGTGGATTTTTCGATCGTAACTCTTGGCAA GAAATAATGAGATCATGGGCTCAAACTGTTGTAACTGGACGAGCTAGATTGGGCGGAATTCCTTGTGGTGTTATTGCGGTAGAAACAAGGATCGTCGAATTGCATTTACCTGCTGATCCTGCTAATTTTGATTCAGAAGCTAAAACGATATCGCAGGCAGGACAGGTGTGGTTCCCTGATAGCGCATATAAAACTGCTCAAGCCATTCAAGATTTCGGAAAGGAAGATATTCCACTTTTCATTTTTGCTAATTGGAGAGGATTTTCTGGCGGAATGAAAG ATATGTATGAGCAAGTCATAAAATTTGGTGCTTACATCGTGGATGCATTAAGGAGCTATACAAGGCCAATATTTGTATATATTCCACCGAACGGAGAATTAAGAGGTGGTGCCTGGGTGGTTGTCGATCCAATGATAAATCTACGCTATATGGAAATGTTTGCTGATACTACAAGCAGAGGTGGAATTTTAGAACCGTCTGGAATAGTAGAAATAAAGTTTAAACTGAAAGATCTACTAAAAACTATGCACAGAATTGATCCAATAATTTTAGATCTCAAA GAGAAATTGTCCAATACAAATTCACCAGAAGAACAAAAGGAAATTGAAGCTCAAATACGCAAGAGAGAACAGGTTTTACAACCTATGTATCATCAAatcgcagtacacttcgcagaCCTTCATGACACACCAGAAAGAATGTTCGAGAAAAATTCAATTAACGATATTATCCCATGGCGAAAAGCACGCAAGCTACTCTATTGGCGACTTAGGAGAAGACTTTTGGAGAACGATCTAAAGGACGACATTCTTTCGACCCAACCAAATTTAGATGTTAGACAAGTCGATGCAATGTTACGTAGATGGTTTATAGAAGATAAAGGTGCGACAGAATCTTATTTGTGGGATCAAGATGAAACTGCAGTGAATTGGTTGGAAAATCAACGCCTTGACGAGAATAGTGTTGTTTCACGTAATGTCACTTGTGTCAAACGGGACGCGGTCGTATCTCGGGTTAAAGAAGCTCTCGAAGCTTGCCCAGAAGTGAGATTAAACGCGATCTTAGAGATCGCGCACAGACTACAGCCGGCGGAACGTGCAGAATTACAAAGAACTTTATCACAACTAGAAACAACCACCCAGGAACATCATAATGACTCAAGTGCTTCGTCCTAA